From Primulina tabacum isolate GXHZ01 chromosome 2, ASM2559414v2, whole genome shotgun sequence, one genomic window encodes:
- the LOC142537940 gene encoding myb family transcription factor IPN2-like isoform X2 — protein sequence MFHPKKPPSMINAHDRPVCVQGDSGLVLTTDPKPRLRWTVELHERFVDAVTQLGGPDKATPKTIMRVMGVKGLTLYHLKSHLQKFRLGKQPHKELSDHSMKDASSIELQRNNIASSSGMLGRSMNEMQMEVNRRLHEQLELRIEAQGKYMQAILEKACQTLAGENMASAATASGSFNKMPPNIGTETSGMKGFWPPVNFPTLQDLNIYGTTDHQLEEQLHHQTMERTSSMDSFIPSSNHNDSNFLTKKRPNPYSNSNGKSPLVWADDLRLQELGAAAASCNIDDAQIHPAPQISIDKGSNIGPVGDHIYEMKPVLSGDQAALRDKKFNAGKLENCPSPRHMVERINHQAISAGGVTTQGRNSPFG from the exons ATGTTCCATCCGAAGAAGCCACCGAGTATGATTAACGCTCACGATCGTCCCGTGTGTGTTCAAGGGGACTCGGGGCTTGTTCTCACCACTGATCCAAAGCCTCGCCTTCGGTGGACCGTTGAACTTCATGAACGATTTGTCGATGCAGTTACGCAGCTTGGTGGCCCTGATA AGGCAACGCCGAAGACGATCATGAGAGTTATGGGGGTTAAGGGTCTAACTCTATATCATCTCAAGAGCCATCTTCAG AAATTCAGGTTGGGAAAGCAACCTCACAAGGAACTCAGTGATCATTCAATGAAAGATG CTTCATCGATCGAACTTCAACGAAACAATATTGCCTCGTCGTCTGGAATGCTTGGTCGCAGCATGAACGA gatgcaaatggaggTGAACAGAAGACTCCATGAACAATTAGAG TTGCGAATTGAGGCTCAAGGGAAATACATGCAGGCCATTCTTGAAAAAGCATGCCAAACTCTAGCGGGTGAAAACATGGCATCGGCCGCTACTGCTAGCGGGAGCTTCAACAAGATGCCGCCAAATATTGGCACCGAAACTTCCGGTATGAAAGGCTTCTGGCCACCGGTGAATTTCCCAACTCTTCAAGACCTCAACATATATGGAACCACTGATCATCAACTCGAAGAACAGCTTCATCATCAAACCATGGAGAGAACATCTTCCATGGACTCATTCATCCCGAGTAGCAACCACAACGATAGCAATTTTTTGACCAAAAAGAGGCCTAATCCATACAGTAACAGCAATGGGAAGAGCCCTTTAGTTTGGGCCGACGACTTAAGGCTCCAAGAATTGGGTGCAGCTGCTGCCTCATGTAATATTGATGATGCTCAAATTCATCCTGCGCCACAAATTTCCATTGATAAAGGGAGTAATATTGGTCCAGTGGGAGATCATATTTATGAAATGAAGCCTGTTTTATCTGGTGATCAAGCAGCATTGAGGGATAAGAAATTCAATGCCGGAAAGCTCGAAAATTGCCCATCTCCACGACACATGGTAGAGAGAATAAACCACCAGGCCATCAGTGCCGGAGGGGTGACAACACAAGGCCGAAACTCGCCGTTCGGGTGA
- the LOC142537940 gene encoding myb family transcription factor IPN2-like isoform X1, whose protein sequence is MFHPKKPPSMINAHDRPVCVQGDSGLVLTTDPKPRLRWTVELHERFVDAVTQLGGPDKATPKTIMRVMGVKGLTLYHLKSHLQKFRLGKQPHKELSDHSMKDASSIELQRNNIASSSGMLGRSMNEMQMEVNRRLHEQLEVQKHLQLRIEAQGKYMQAILEKACQTLAGENMASAATASGSFNKMPPNIGTETSGMKGFWPPVNFPTLQDLNIYGTTDHQLEEQLHHQTMERTSSMDSFIPSSNHNDSNFLTKKRPNPYSNSNGKSPLVWADDLRLQELGAAAASCNIDDAQIHPAPQISIDKGSNIGPVGDHIYEMKPVLSGDQAALRDKKFNAGKLENCPSPRHMVERINHQAISAGGVTTQGRNSPFG, encoded by the exons ATGTTCCATCCGAAGAAGCCACCGAGTATGATTAACGCTCACGATCGTCCCGTGTGTGTTCAAGGGGACTCGGGGCTTGTTCTCACCACTGATCCAAAGCCTCGCCTTCGGTGGACCGTTGAACTTCATGAACGATTTGTCGATGCAGTTACGCAGCTTGGTGGCCCTGATA AGGCAACGCCGAAGACGATCATGAGAGTTATGGGGGTTAAGGGTCTAACTCTATATCATCTCAAGAGCCATCTTCAG AAATTCAGGTTGGGAAAGCAACCTCACAAGGAACTCAGTGATCATTCAATGAAAGATG CTTCATCGATCGAACTTCAACGAAACAATATTGCCTCGTCGTCTGGAATGCTTGGTCGCAGCATGAACGA gatgcaaatggaggTGAACAGAAGACTCCATGAACAATTAGAG GTGCAAAAACACCTGCAGTTGCGAATTGAGGCTCAAGGGAAATACATGCAGGCCATTCTTGAAAAAGCATGCCAAACTCTAGCGGGTGAAAACATGGCATCGGCCGCTACTGCTAGCGGGAGCTTCAACAAGATGCCGCCAAATATTGGCACCGAAACTTCCGGTATGAAAGGCTTCTGGCCACCGGTGAATTTCCCAACTCTTCAAGACCTCAACATATATGGAACCACTGATCATCAACTCGAAGAACAGCTTCATCATCAAACCATGGAGAGAACATCTTCCATGGACTCATTCATCCCGAGTAGCAACCACAACGATAGCAATTTTTTGACCAAAAAGAGGCCTAATCCATACAGTAACAGCAATGGGAAGAGCCCTTTAGTTTGGGCCGACGACTTAAGGCTCCAAGAATTGGGTGCAGCTGCTGCCTCATGTAATATTGATGATGCTCAAATTCATCCTGCGCCACAAATTTCCATTGATAAAGGGAGTAATATTGGTCCAGTGGGAGATCATATTTATGAAATGAAGCCTGTTTTATCTGGTGATCAAGCAGCATTGAGGGATAAGAAATTCAATGCCGGAAAGCTCGAAAATTGCCCATCTCCACGACACATGGTAGAGAGAATAAACCACCAGGCCATCAGTGCCGGAGGGGTGACAACACAAGGCCGAAACTCGCCGTTCGGGTGA